The sequence gtGATCAGTGTGGAGTGAAAATGAGCAGTATGTAGTTGCAGGGCAGTGACCAGTGTGCAAGTGTGACCAGTGTGTAAGGGCAGTGCATGCAATGGCAGGCCAGGGCAGTGAGCAGCATGAATTGGCAAGTTAGGGTAGTGGGCAGCATGCAGTGGCAGATCAGGGCAGTACGTAGTGGTAGGTCGGGCCGtatgtagtggcaggttagggcagtGGGCAGCATGCAGTGGCCGATcaggacagtgggcagtatgtagtgGTAGGTTGggtcagtatgtagtggcaggttaggacaGTGGTCAGTATGAAGTGGAAGGTCACTGCAGTGgacagtatgtagtggcaggtcAGGGCAGTGTGTAGTATGTAGCGGCAGAGCAATAAATAGATGTAGGGCAGGTGAATAGCATGTAGTGCGGGGTGGGGCAATGGGCAATATGCAGTGGCAGGGCAGTGAATTGAGCAGTATGTAGAGACAGGGCTATGTAGTGGCAGGGTGGTGTGTAGAGACAGGGCAGGATGTAGTGTTAGAACAGTAATTAGTGGCAGGGCAGTATATTTAAACAGGCAgagcagtgagcagtatgtagtggcagggcagtGTAGTGAGCAGTTTACAGTGGCAGGGCATGGCAGTGGCAGGGCAGAGCAGTATATAGAAGTTGGGCAGTATGAAAGAGTAGGGCAGTGTATAGTGGCAGGATGGCATGTAGAAGCAGGATAAGGCAAACTATAGTGGCTGGGCGGGGAATTCCTGCAGGAGAAAGTGAAGCGGTCAGCTTCTTACCATTGGTAATGGGAGGTGAAGCCCAGTTGCCATCTTTTCCCCTCCTCAGTGTGTGTCACCCCATCTTTAGCAGCTTCAGCAAGAGTGCGGCGACCACCTGTGATAGGATGGTAGAAGGTGACCACACCCCTAGCCCTGACCACCTAGGAGAAAGATCCTGTGCTCTGAGAGAGCACCTGTCAGCTCCCACCACTTCCCACCACCAGAGGGCTCTGGATAGGGAGCATATATACAGGAGATTGAGGGGACGGGGGGGACACACTGCACCCCGAGGAGAAGAGAGAGCCACAGGCAGTCCCTGCAGGGCTCAGTTCCTCCCTGATGACCTAATGGGAGCCAGGCCCTGTACAAGAGGACTGCTTGTACTAGTAACTACTTTCATTGTATTCAACAGCCAGAAGGATTTATAAACTGTTGCTAAAGCAGATGTGGATACCATTTATACTTAGGTGTTTGGAAAATGGAAAGGTTCACTTTAAACGTATGTAATGCAAGGGTGTGTTCGATAATGTCATCTGGAAATCAGTGCAGcagaaaaatgtaaattttactCTTCTGAGATACTCCAATTCAAAATAATCAGTGATATAAAGATGATTGAATTGATTTGATTGATCGATCTGGGTAGCTGCACTGTGGAAAAAAATCTTTGCTTTGTGTCAATGTTGTTGAAGAATCAGGGAATGTAAGGTAATATTTTATAGGCACGGGGCTCCAGATTTGTTTGCACTACAGTATTTTGTCAATGACAACCCCAAtataattttagaaaaaaaaaatccattctaATAAATCACTTGGTGGTACCTTATAGGAGCTGAAATGCCTAtatcaggaaaatactgcattatggccactagatagagcttatgatcataggaaataaacatattaggTAACACACAGGGATTATTTGTGACTGTTAAGCGAATGCTTGAGATACTAACAcagtgaatttttatatataGACCCCCTTAGACAAACTAAATAGATTATATTCTTATATTTAAACACCACTTTTactaatacaataaaaaaaaagttttattcacACCAGAGTTTAAAATAAATCATAACTACCAtcagagatgtattatggcctaggccgacaaggcccaggcctagggcggcactttgtggGGGGCGGCGAAAAGGCGCCCTCCACAAatttcccaccctgtgctcatccgaccctgtgctcatcccaccctgtccccctgtgctcatcccaccctgtgctcatcccaccgtgtccccctgtgctcatcccaccctgtgctcatcccaccctgtccccctgtgctcatgccaccctgtgctcacgccaccctgtccccctgtgctcatgccaccctgtccccctgtgctcatgccaccctgtccccctgccaccctgtgctcatgccaccctgtgctcatgccaccctatccccctgtgctcatgccaccctgtccccctgtgctcatgccaccctgtgctcatgccaccctgtccccctgtgctcatgccaccctgtgctcatgccaccctgtgctcatgccaccctgtcctcatccccccCGTCCTCATCcccccctgtccctctgtcctcatcccatgaaaatgataggacgagtcttaaaaaggaaggggtgcgtcatatataaagtagggggtgcgcaagtttcaccaggcctagggcagcacaaaacctaaatacacccctgactaccatactttttatttaattatatcaAAGTATATTTCctgtctttcataaaaatgttgcAATGTCctttgtacatttttatttaaagtaaTAATAATTACTAATACTCTGTTTTTGTCTCTTCCAGGATCTAAATCGCAATGGATTGGAAGACATTCCAGGGTCTCTTAAGTGGTGTGAACAAGTACTCAACAGCTTTTGGACGCATTTGGTTATCAGTTGTCTTTGTATTCCGAGTTCTAGTCTATGTGGTTGCAGCAGAGAAAGTATGGGGAGATGAGCAGAAAGATTTTGATTGTAATACCCGGCAACCAGGCTGCACCAATGTCTGCTACGACCACTACTTCCCCATCTCTCATATTCGACTTTGGGCTCTCCAGCTCATATTTGTGACATGCCCTTCCCTTCTGGTAATAATGCATGTTGCTTatagagaagaaagagaaaaaaagaaccgCTTGAAAAATGGTGAGAATTGTTCAAAGCTGTATTTAAATACTGGCAAGAAACATGGAGGTCTTTGGTGGACTTACCTTCTCAGTCTTTTTTTCAAAACTGGCATAGAAATCACCTTTCTATATATCTTGCATACAATGTGGGACAGCTTTGACATGCCTCGGCTTGTCAAGTGTACTAATATCGATCCCTGCCCCAACATCGTGGATTGTTACATCGCAAGGCCAACCGAGAAGAAAGTTTTCACCTACTTCATGGTAGCTGCTTCTGCAATCTGCATCGTCCTCAGCATTTGTGAGATATTTTACCTCCTCTTCAAAAGATTTGTCAGCTGTGCTAACAAGTACAAAAAGCCCAACCATCACTCAGTAACCTACAGCAAGGCTTCTACCTGCCAGTGCCACGTCCACTTAGATAGCCCAGAGAAGAAGCCACTTAATAAAACAATTGAATCATTAAGAGCTTCAGCGCCAAATTTAACAGCTTTGTAATTCCGTTCCATCGGTCCATACTATATTTTGTCTTCATCACAGACCTTAATTATCCAGCATTACCCATAAAAAGAAAGGTTTTATATTCAGTTTGTAAGACCAGTCTGTATGAACAGTCTTTCTTATGTACAGCCATTTTGGAGAATGCATTGGTGAGAGCTGgttggtgaaaataaaggaaatgaGTCTCCTAAAGTTTCTCCGTCTATTAAAGCTACTAAAACATACTAGCCATGCTTAATGTTTACAAGACATAGCATTTCCTATTATTGAAGCCTCAAGAAAAGTTGTATGGACACAACAAATCGGGATGGATTACAGTATAATATGTAACTGCCTGCTCTTTGGATCAAAGAGTATCAGATACACACTACTTCATTTCATGGTTTTTATGAGAGGTGCCACTCAGCGATCGGAATGGATTTCAAATAAGTAAACGAAACACTGCTACAGTATATGCTCATCTAAACTTGACTGGTGATATTTGCTCTCTCTCAAAGCTAAGGAGGTTGAACAATAACTGCATTCTCAATAACAATTATAGACATTGTATATGTCCTTGCAGACTCTTATTAAGCCAGTTTGATACTTTGCTGTTGATACTTTCTATTATGCCTGCGTTCCGTCAGATTAGATGACCGATtactcattcagctcaatacagagCAGGTCTCTTGTCTAAACGGTTCCCTCtagtcagggccggccctaccatgggacccaatggtaccattgtaccaggcagcactttcaggggggcagcaaattgccgcccgcacgccatcccattccaccagctccgctctccactccactgtggggctaattgccaccCGAtcactcctcccgttccgctctccgctccactgtggggttaattgcatgaatagagccataacaggtcctttttatactcctatatacatgtatagagccatgataggtccactttagttatcatgatataaaataatggatgtgggggcattttagtgggcgtaattttttttgggggggggggcagcatttaattcttggtaccaggcagcacaatgtcttgggccggcactgcctctAGTGGTGGGCAGAAACTGCTAGTCTACACCAAAAATAGCTCCAAACAGCTACTGGAAAGAGAATTTATCTGTCTATTTTATTTGCtttattttaaagggaaaaagtgcAAACATATTATGTTTATTAAATATGCAGTAATACTTAAAGCTCCTCCTCCAATTAATAAACACTAATATTTTATCATAAGCCAACATTGATGGGATTGCACAGGAATACATAAATGATAgttgtgattttatttaaaatccaAAGTCAGCAAAGTGTTGGaagaaaatgcaaaatgcaaaggctttattaaaatggctttttttctgtaACTTTTTTTAATAAGCATATACTGGTCTTTGCTGCAAAAACGCTAGCGCCAAAGTAACCATGACCTGAGAACAAAAAGACTTTCTGCTGCTACTTACTGTTCAGAGTCATCTCTACAGCAGTCATATGTCTACAGACTATAGTTATCAATCTGCAGATATACTCTGCCCTCTCGTGTTACCTTGTATTATTGTCCATAACAGGACTAACAGGAAATGTTTTCAATGAAtgacaggctgcagagaggatacCTAAAAACCTATTTTAGCAATATTACTAAGATAGAATGTAGAATGCTGCTTACAATATTTGTAAGAATTgcttccttaaagtggttctaaagttatttttttaccctaatgcattctggaaaaaaaaacttccagtgGTGTTCTTCCCTCTacctccctaaatacttacctgagtcctgtaTCAATCCAACACTGTGCCTGTCTGCAGTTCTTCTCTCCACTTTATTACAAGCCTGGCTGAGAGCTGCATggggccattggctcctgctgttgccAGTCAAACCCTGTGAGACGGGAGCAGGGATCAGGGCCGAACAGCACTGTTTGTGTCTATAGACTGGCTCAGGATAAAGCCCACAAATGCGCCCCCAGGGGAACCTAGGGTGGTGCACAAAGAAGACGAGGAGCCAAGAGTGCCAGCAGGGGGCCTCAGAAGACgaggttttttattttagtaaaaaaaaaggctttacaacctctttaaagtctTCTACCTGCTCttttttaaaatgcaatgttttaaTTATGAAGCATTCAACTGTTTGTATGAATACTTTACTATAATGTTAAGATGATCATGATGTCCCATTTAGAACATAATGCTATGTTAGCAAAATAGGATGTAGCATGATTGGATGCTACGTATTAACACTAAGGTCTCACACACACTGGACGTTACAAAAACGTTAgcaaaacaccagtagctttgcagtgagtttttgcaatagcgttttttaatgttttttagcggggttttttttcccaatatgatcaaaaacgttaaacacTGGAGAGACGCGTTTTtgagctgaaaaactcctctcagcCAAAAAATGACCCAGTcaaaaacagttgataacagcctatgtgtgcatgaacatccgctgacacccaatctcatcgttgtccgctatgctccgattcCTCCTccgcagatggaggaaaatcctatttttccatctgtctgcagatcggatcatgtaaacacggacagacggtccgtgttcatccgatccccccatagaggagagtgaagatctgacagggcggtccctgcacagtgtgcagggaccgccctgtcatctgccggctcagcggggatcaaaggagcgatccccactgagcaagcggataagaaAGGTATGATCCTCAGGGGATCCGtacatctgaaaggggccttagactatCTATAAATTCCCGGGAGGCTGACCCTTTCTTTAAACTAATTTTATATCATGCTGTTGGGTCAGAAGTAAATAACTATACACTTATTTGGTAAATAATATTAGCATTTTATAACTTGGATATATAATTGTCTGCCTCTAAACCAACAGTGCTAGGATGAAAAAAGAGcacttatttttattgttattcgaaaactacaagtccctttGCAGCTGTTGACTTGTAGTTCTGAATGAACTACCACAATGCTGTTGAGCGCTGTGGTCGTTCATTGATTGTTCCTGTCACTGTGAAACTGCCTATCTGTGCAATGTACAGGCAGACAGCTCACACTGAcggtctgcaggagacctgcatggcaccagctaTCTGCCGATCGTGGGTGTAATGCTTTCCTGGCtcctaaaacaaaaaatagtaaaTTCACAGTTATTTACCTGCAAAATGTTCTGTTATAGTAAAATAGATGAAACATCTATCAAAATGCACTGCCTCTGAAATCTccataatataaataaatgtgcaaCATAGAACAGGTTTAAAGGATATGCAAAGATGTTTTTCTATAATATAAGAGTTTGTATATCCGAGAAGGCCCTTCTCCTTTCTGTATGTTCTATTTATTATTTgtacaaaatgtatattttattaaaattgaattttttaagtAAGTTACAATTGTCTGTTATTCTAAACAGTTTATTTGCATGGAGATGTAACAATTACTGATATGCAGAACATGGATTCAAACCAACCTTCTCCTGTTAGGCCTTTGCAGCATATCAAACCTGTGTAGTTCCCCAAAGAGCAATTGGTTAGTGAGTGTTTTCCTCTTTCATATACAAGAGATCATAGTCATaaattgctgtaaaaaaaaaaaaagctaatttatcTTCATCCAATTCCTAAGGCCATCTGTGTAACCACTTGGGATATTTCTCATTGTTTCATGTCTATATAATGAATGTTAGAAAAGAAAGTAAGGACAAATATCTCCATTTCCTATTTAATGGATGTCAGGCAGaatagaaagtgaggggaaattccAATAAGGAACAGGAGATgggcaaaaatacaaaaacaaattagTGAAAAGACAGTAGTTTAGAACCTCTTTGGATTTTATGGTTGACCCCATGAGAGAGCGTTGCTCTCTTTACTTGTCCAGGTGACAGGGCTCAGGTAAA comes from Rana temporaria chromosome 2, aRanTem1.1, whole genome shotgun sequence and encodes:
- the GJB3 gene encoding gap junction beta-3 protein, which produces MDWKTFQGLLSGVNKYSTAFGRIWLSVVFVFRVLVYVVAAEKVWGDEQKDFDCNTRQPGCTNVCYDHYFPISHIRLWALQLIFVTCPSLLVIMHVAYREEREKKNRLKNGENCSKLYLNTGKKHGGLWWTYLLSLFFKTGIEITFLYILHTMWDSFDMPRLVKCTNIDPCPNIVDCYIARPTEKKVFTYFMVAASAICIVLSICEIFYLLFKRFVSCANKYKKPNHHSVTYSKASTCQCHVHLDSPEKKPLNKTIESLRASAPNLTAL